One Nitrospira sp. DNA window includes the following coding sequences:
- a CDS encoding Phosphoribosylformylglycinamidine synthase, glutamine amidotransferase subunit, whose protein sequence is MKIGVVVFPGSNCDHDCQYIFKEVLGQYVEMIWHKETLLAGLDAILLPGGFSYGDYLRTGAIARFSPVMGAVKEFAHKGGLVIGICNGFQILLEAGLLPGVMLRNTSLNFICKDVYVKVENAATSFTNRCESGQVLKIPIAHADGNYYTDPVTLAGIKANAQVIFRYCTVEGKVTPETNPNGSLDNIAGIMNAAGNVLGLMPHPERSAETLLGNEDGRLIFLSMLETLKKAKLQPVTG, encoded by the coding sequence ATGAAAATCGGCGTGGTGGTGTTTCCCGGCAGCAATTGCGATCACGACTGCCAGTACATCTTCAAGGAAGTGTTGGGCCAGTATGTGGAGATGATCTGGCACAAGGAGACTCTGCTGGCAGGGCTCGACGCGATCCTGTTGCCGGGCGGGTTTTCCTACGGGGACTATTTGCGGACCGGCGCCATCGCGCGCTTCTCCCCGGTCATGGGCGCGGTGAAGGAGTTTGCCCACAAAGGCGGACTGGTGATCGGCATCTGCAACGGTTTTCAAATTCTCTTGGAAGCCGGCCTGCTGCCAGGCGTGATGCTGCGGAATACCTCGCTGAATTTTATCTGCAAAGATGTCTATGTGAAGGTGGAAAATGCCGCGACCAGTTTCACGAATCGTTGTGAGTCCGGCCAGGTGCTGAAGATTCCCATTGCCCATGCCGACGGCAACTACTATACCGATCCGGTCACGCTCGCCGGCATCAAGGCCAATGCGCAGGTGATTTTCCGCTACTGCACGGTCGAGGGCAAGGTGACGCCGGAGACCAATCCGAACGGCTCGCTGGACAACATCGCCGGGATCATGAATGCCGCCGGCAACGTGTTGGGCCTGATGCCGCATCCGGAGCGCAGTGCGGAGACATTACTGGGCAACGAAGACGGCCGGCTGATTTTTCTGTCGATGCTGGAAACTCTGAAGAAAGCCAAGTTGCAGCCGGTTACCGGATAA
- a CDS encoding Phosphoribosylformylglycinamidine synthase, synthetase subunit, whose product MNAPVITKAILDQHKLSEEEYKKILEILGREPNWTELGMFSAMWSEHCSYKSSRIHLKKLPTTGPRVVQGPGENAGAVDIGDGLCAVFKMESHNHPSFIEPYQGAATGVGGILRDIFTMGARPIALLNSLRFGGLDNANTRHLLKGVVSGIAGYGNCMGVPTVGGEIVFNDIYALNPLVNVFCLGIARKDKIFLGKAAGVGNPVIYVGSKTGRDGIHGATMASDSFDEEAVQKRPTVQVGDPFTEKLLLEACLELMSGDLLVGIQDMGAAGLTSSACEMASREGTGVELELAHVPRREPGMTPYEIMLSESQERMLMVAKAGREDEVIKICKKWDLDVAVIGRVTDTGKVLLKDNGQVVAEVPAKALADEGPRYDRPSSPPAYQEMLQALNYDALPDVKDANAALLALLDSPTIASKRWVYEQYDHMVRTNTMVRPGSDAAVLRVKGTNKALALSVDCNGRYCLLNPYEGAKIAIAECARNLACSGAEPIGVTDCLNFGNPQRPEVMWQFVLAIEGLKDACEALNVPIVSGNVSLYNETNDLSIYPTPMVGMVGLIEPADRAVTQWFKQSGDAIILLGKTREDLGGTEYLKVLHHREQGSPPLLNLEVEKAVQACTVRLIREGLVQSAHDCSDGGLAVALTECCISGPDERLGAVVKLSVDGLRRDALLFGESQSRILLSVRPEEAERVLNLAWDAAVHAARIGTVGGDRLVMQVEGDQRTAGCTVDLELTTLYDRWAMAIPRALGQD is encoded by the coding sequence ATGAACGCACCAGTCATCACCAAAGCCATCCTCGACCAGCATAAGCTGAGCGAGGAGGAATATAAGAAAATTCTGGAGATTCTTGGACGCGAGCCGAACTGGACCGAGCTGGGCATGTTCTCCGCCATGTGGAGCGAACATTGCTCCTACAAAAGCTCGCGCATTCATTTGAAGAAGCTGCCGACGACGGGGCCGCGCGTGGTGCAGGGGCCGGGGGAGAATGCCGGGGCGGTGGATATCGGAGACGGCCTTTGCGCGGTCTTCAAGATGGAGTCGCACAACCATCCCTCCTTCATCGAGCCCTATCAAGGCGCGGCGACCGGGGTCGGCGGGATTCTACGCGATATCTTCACGATGGGCGCGAGGCCGATCGCGCTGTTGAACTCGCTGCGCTTCGGCGGATTGGACAATGCAAACACCCGCCATCTGCTCAAAGGCGTCGTGTCGGGCATCGCCGGTTATGGCAATTGCATGGGTGTGCCGACGGTGGGCGGCGAAATCGTCTTCAACGACATCTATGCGCTGAATCCCTTGGTCAATGTGTTCTGCCTGGGGATTGCGCGGAAGGACAAGATTTTTCTCGGCAAGGCGGCGGGGGTCGGCAATCCGGTGATCTATGTCGGCTCGAAGACCGGGCGGGACGGGATTCACGGCGCGACGATGGCCTCGGATTCGTTCGATGAAGAAGCGGTGCAGAAACGGCCCACGGTGCAGGTCGGCGATCCCTTCACTGAAAAGCTCCTGCTGGAAGCCTGCTTGGAACTGATGTCCGGTGACTTACTGGTCGGCATTCAAGACATGGGCGCCGCGGGGCTGACGAGTTCGGCCTGTGAGATGGCGTCGCGCGAAGGGACCGGTGTGGAACTGGAGTTGGCCCATGTGCCGCGCCGTGAGCCGGGCATGACGCCTTACGAGATCATGCTCTCCGAGTCGCAGGAGCGCATGTTGATGGTGGCCAAGGCAGGCAGGGAAGACGAGGTCATCAAGATTTGCAAGAAGTGGGATCTGGATGTGGCGGTGATCGGGCGGGTGACCGATACGGGCAAGGTCCTCCTCAAAGACAACGGCCAAGTGGTGGCCGAGGTTCCCGCCAAGGCACTCGCCGACGAGGGCCCACGTTATGACAGGCCCAGTTCGCCGCCTGCCTATCAGGAGATGCTGCAGGCGTTGAATTATGACGCGCTGCCCGACGTGAAGGATGCGAATGCGGCGCTGCTCGCGCTCTTGGACTCACCGACCATCGCCAGCAAGCGGTGGGTTTACGAACAGTACGACCACATGGTGCGCACGAATACGATGGTGCGGCCCGGGTCGGATGCGGCGGTGTTGCGGGTGAAGGGAACGAATAAGGCCCTGGCGCTGTCGGTCGATTGCAACGGGCGCTATTGCCTGCTGAATCCCTATGAAGGCGCCAAGATCGCCATTGCGGAATGTGCGCGCAACCTCGCCTGCTCGGGGGCGGAGCCGATCGGAGTAACCGACTGTCTGAACTTCGGTAATCCGCAGCGCCCTGAGGTCATGTGGCAGTTCGTGCTTGCCATCGAAGGACTGAAGGACGCCTGTGAGGCCCTGAACGTGCCCATCGTGAGCGGCAACGTGAGTCTGTACAATGAAACGAACGACCTGTCGATTTATCCCACACCGATGGTCGGGATGGTCGGCTTGATCGAGCCGGCCGACCGTGCGGTCACGCAGTGGTTCAAGCAGAGCGGTGATGCGATCATCCTCCTGGGCAAGACGCGTGAAGATCTTGGGGGGACGGAATATCTCAAAGTATTGCACCATCGCGAACAGGGCTCGCCGCCCTTGCTGAACCTTGAGGTTGAGAAGGCGGTGCAGGCCTGTACGGTCCGACTCATTCGAGAGGGATTGGTGCAGTCGGCCCATGACTGTTCCGATGGAGGATTGGCCGTCGCCTTGACGGAATGTTGTATCTCCGGTCCGGACGAACGACTGGGCGCTGTGGTAAAATTATCGGTCGACGGCCTTCGGCGAGATGCGTTGCTCTTTGGGGAAAGCCAGTCACGAATCCTGCTCTCGGTGCGACCCGAAGAGGCTGAACGAGTGCTCAACCTGGCCTGGGATGCCGCTGTGCATGCCGCACGGATCGGGACCGTCGGAGGTGATCGATTGGTGATGCAGGTGGAAGGTGATCAACGTACGGCAGGCTGCACCGTCGATCTCGAATTGACGACATTGTATGATCGATGGGCGATGGCGATTCCCCGGGCGCTGGGTCAGGACTAG